In Actinoplanes derwentensis, the following proteins share a genomic window:
- a CDS encoding alpha/beta fold hydrolase: protein MSTTYLLVHGAWHSGQSWARVVPLLGGAGHRVCTPTLTGYGDKRHLLGPDVGLGTHVDDIVALILAEDLTGVVLVGHSYAGMVISAVAERVPDRIAELVFLDAMVPVDGESGTDVMPVTRTLIDQAADSAEPWRIPPFSLFGVTDPADVAWVRTMLGDQPVRCLTEPVRLVDPVAAAIPRTHIHCVGEEPEGFDRRPVTQGQVWELTAGHDCMITVPEELAALLLKLG from the coding sequence ATGAGTACGACGTATCTGCTGGTGCACGGCGCCTGGCACAGTGGGCAGAGCTGGGCCCGGGTGGTTCCGTTGCTGGGCGGGGCCGGGCACCGGGTGTGCACGCCGACCCTGACCGGGTACGGCGACAAGCGTCACCTGCTCGGCCCCGACGTCGGGCTGGGCACCCACGTCGACGACATCGTCGCGCTGATCCTGGCGGAAGACCTGACCGGTGTGGTCCTCGTCGGGCACAGCTACGCCGGAATGGTGATCTCCGCCGTCGCCGAACGGGTCCCCGACCGCATCGCCGAGTTGGTCTTCCTGGACGCGATGGTGCCGGTCGACGGCGAGAGCGGCACCGACGTCATGCCGGTGACGAGAACCTTGATCGACCAGGCCGCCGACAGCGCCGAGCCGTGGCGCATCCCGCCGTTCAGCCTGTTCGGCGTCACCGACCCGGCGGACGTGGCCTGGGTCCGCACCATGCTCGGCGACCAGCCGGTCCGCTGCCTCACCGAACCGGTCCGGCTGGTCGACCCGGTGGCGGCGGCGATCCCCCGAACCCACATCCACTGCGTCGGCGAGGAACCCGAAGGCTTCGACCGTCGCCCGGTGACCCAGGGCCAGGTCTGGGAACTGACCGCAGGCCACGACTGCATGATCACAGTCCCCGAAGAGCTGGCCGCCCTACTACTGAAACTCGGCTGA
- a CDS encoding winged helix-turn-helix transcriptional regulator: MSQPSRAGGCKAIVATKWMLILLHDLLPGPRRFTELKRDLDGISQRMLTATLRSLERDGLLTRTVHNAMPPHVSYALTPMGREMLAAAEPLMAWSTGNLPEIQAARADYDHRAGTEQNP, from the coding sequence GTGAGCCAGCCATCACGTGCGGGCGGATGCAAGGCCATCGTCGCCACTAAATGGATGCTGATCCTGTTGCACGATCTGCTTCCCGGGCCGCGCCGGTTCACCGAACTCAAACGCGACCTGGACGGCATCAGCCAGCGCATGCTCACCGCCACGCTGCGCAGCCTGGAACGGGACGGGCTGCTGACCCGCACCGTCCACAACGCGATGCCACCGCACGTCAGTTACGCCCTGACGCCGATGGGCCGCGAGATGCTGGCGGCCGCCGAGCCGTTGATGGCGTGGAGCACCGGCAATCTGCCCGAGATCCAGGCCGCCCGTGCCGACTACGACCACCGGGCCGGGACGGAACAAAACCCCTGA
- a CDS encoding dienelactone hydrolase family protein, translating into MKRTLLLLLVLAVGGVWLLAGAGPEPRREQVVSAGVPLEEVHPAGAGPHPGVVVAHGFSGSARLMEPFGDSLAARGYVVVLLDFAGHGANTGPLPDQTAGTDESTRVLQHDLDVALAHLRSLPDVDPARIAMVGHSMGAGAVTRYAADHPDVTATVAISLPGAGAASPQGPARLLAIVGGLEFPGFRSAATTVTDQRDDRALRVIPGVEHITVLYAPETHRQTVAWLDSAFGLPGDAAIPFPARRLFGAALLVLAFLIGFHPLTALLSGRAASPRSRAAGPRPGAPGMPRLGMTVLVSGVAAVAGVVVARFLPTTDLPIAIAGYVIGYATVTGALLLLYGVRRPESPAVSSLRLLPVVPYAIVAIAVPVHLGLTHAVPVGDRWWLLLIMWAAFALISYAAERIAAGSTVLLLAISAVFVVVLAAAAVAGLVSSFVVLALFPLVGLFLWQALWSAILHRFAAPAWLIALTGAVVLSWPLAVTLPLVSS; encoded by the coding sequence GTGAAACGTACGCTGCTGCTCCTGCTCGTTCTTGCTGTCGGCGGGGTCTGGCTGCTCGCCGGGGCCGGGCCGGAACCGCGCCGGGAGCAGGTGGTCTCCGCCGGTGTTCCGCTGGAAGAGGTGCATCCGGCCGGGGCCGGGCCGCATCCGGGAGTCGTCGTCGCGCACGGGTTCTCCGGGTCGGCACGGCTGATGGAACCGTTCGGGGACAGCCTGGCCGCCCGCGGCTACGTGGTGGTCCTGCTCGACTTCGCCGGGCACGGGGCCAACACCGGACCGCTGCCGGATCAGACCGCGGGCACCGACGAGTCCACCCGGGTCCTGCAACACGACCTGGACGTGGCGCTGGCCCACCTGCGGTCGCTGCCCGATGTGGACCCCGCCAGAATCGCGATGGTCGGGCATTCGATGGGCGCGGGTGCGGTCACCCGGTACGCGGCCGATCACCCGGATGTCACCGCGACCGTGGCGATCTCCCTGCCGGGCGCGGGCGCCGCCTCCCCTCAGGGCCCGGCGCGGCTGCTCGCCATCGTGGGCGGGCTGGAGTTCCCCGGTTTCCGCTCGGCCGCCACGACCGTCACTGATCAGCGCGACGACCGTGCGCTCCGCGTCATCCCGGGCGTCGAGCACATCACCGTCCTGTATGCGCCGGAGACTCACCGGCAGACGGTGGCCTGGCTGGACAGCGCGTTCGGCCTGCCGGGCGACGCCGCGATCCCGTTCCCGGCCAGGCGGCTGTTCGGGGCGGCGCTGCTGGTGCTGGCCTTCCTGATCGGGTTCCACCCGCTCACCGCGTTGCTCTCCGGCCGGGCTGCCAGCCCGAGGAGCCGGGCTGCCGGCCCGCGCCCAGGAGCGCCGGGGATGCCCCGGCTCGGGATGACGGTGCTGGTCAGCGGAGTCGCGGCGGTGGCCGGGGTGGTGGTGGCCCGGTTCCTGCCGACCACCGATCTGCCCATCGCGATCGCCGGGTACGTCATCGGCTACGCCACCGTCACGGGGGCACTGCTCCTGCTGTACGGGGTCAGGCGTCCCGAGTCCCCGGCGGTCAGCAGTCTGCGGCTGTTGCCGGTCGTGCCCTACGCGATCGTCGCCATCGCCGTACCCGTGCATCTGGGGTTGACCCATGCCGTGCCGGTCGGCGACCGCTGGTGGCTGCTTCTGATCATGTGGGCCGCCTTCGCCCTGATCTCCTACGCGGCCGAACGGATCGCCGCCGGTTCCACAGTGCTCCTGCTGGCGATCTCGGCGGTATTCGTGGTCGTCCTGGCCGCCGCGGCCGTCGCCGGACTGGTCAGCAGTTTTGTGGTCCTCGCCCTGTTCCCGCTGGTCGGGCTGTTCCTCTGGCAGGCGTTGTGGAGCGCGATCCTGCACCGGTTCGCGGCGCCGGCCTGGCTGATCGCCCTGACCGGCGCCGTCGTCCTGTCCTGGCCGCTGGCCGTCACACTGCCGCTGGTGAGTTCCTGA
- the yiaA gene encoding inner membrane protein YiaA has translation MVQQPPSSAKPTAAFVGASWAALALGILAFVVGLWNATMDRSEKGFYGAVLVLGLFAAVSLQKSVRDRTEGLPVSVLYLGLSWSVVGIAVIMLVVGLWNSGLELSEKGFYGLAFAMTLFAAVAVQKNVRDNLQHQAAPEPYRARGNGITDLP, from the coding sequence GTGGTGCAGCAGCCGCCGTCCTCGGCCAAGCCGACGGCCGCCTTCGTCGGGGCTTCCTGGGCGGCTCTCGCCCTGGGCATCCTGGCGTTCGTGGTGGGTCTGTGGAACGCCACGATGGACCGCTCCGAGAAGGGCTTCTACGGAGCGGTCCTGGTCCTCGGCCTGTTCGCCGCCGTCTCCCTGCAGAAGTCGGTGCGGGACCGCACCGAGGGCCTGCCGGTCTCGGTGCTGTACCTCGGCCTGTCCTGGTCGGTGGTCGGCATCGCCGTGATCATGCTGGTGGTCGGCCTGTGGAACAGCGGCCTGGAACTGAGCGAGAAGGGCTTCTACGGCCTCGCGTTCGCGATGACCCTGTTCGCGGCGGTCGCCGTGCAGAAGAACGTGCGCGACAACCTGCAGCACCAGGCGGCGCCGGAGCCTTACCGGGCCCGGGGCAACGGCATCACCGATCTGCCCTGA
- a CDS encoding MFS transporter, whose amino-acid sequence MEHLTARHRWTALFALALGGVAIGLTEFVAMGLLPDIARDLLGGTSAGEVAHAGWTITAYALGVVAGAPLIAALTARWRRKRLVLILLVLFAAGTAASALAPTFGLVLVARFVAALPHGAYFGAAGLLAASLMGKGKEARGYAVVLGGLTIANLIGVPAMTSLGQNAGWRVSYAVIAGVFVLTLLAVAASVPEVPAAASGSARAELRILARPQVWLVAATAAIGFAGFFAVNSYIAPVTTEVAGFGAGTVPWVLVAFGLGMTIGNALGGWFADRDLRRALLIGFTAVIFAILFFALFASTTAGLFVGAFLVGGTSLFLGPALQARLITVAPGAQLMGAAVNQSAMNVANSIGAALGGLVIARGFGYLAPAWTGVILSVAGLLLAAVSFALDRQGRSVMPLPRAR is encoded by the coding sequence ATGGAGCACCTCACCGCCCGCCACCGCTGGACCGCGCTGTTCGCCCTCGCACTCGGCGGCGTCGCCATCGGCCTGACCGAGTTCGTCGCCATGGGACTGCTGCCGGACATCGCCCGTGACCTGCTCGGCGGCACCTCCGCCGGCGAGGTCGCGCATGCGGGCTGGACCATCACCGCGTACGCCCTCGGTGTCGTCGCCGGTGCACCGCTGATCGCCGCGCTGACCGCACGCTGGCGCCGCAAGCGCCTGGTCCTCATTCTTCTCGTGCTGTTCGCCGCCGGAACCGCCGCCTCCGCCCTGGCCCCCACGTTCGGCCTGGTCCTGGTCGCGCGGTTCGTCGCGGCGCTGCCGCACGGCGCCTACTTCGGTGCCGCCGGCCTGCTGGCCGCGTCGCTGATGGGCAAGGGCAAGGAGGCGCGCGGGTACGCGGTGGTACTCGGTGGCCTGACCATCGCCAACCTCATCGGCGTCCCCGCGATGACCAGTCTCGGACAGAACGCCGGCTGGCGCGTCTCGTACGCGGTGATCGCCGGGGTCTTCGTCCTGACGCTGCTCGCGGTGGCCGCGAGTGTGCCCGAGGTACCCGCCGCCGCGTCCGGGTCGGCCCGTGCCGAGTTGCGAATCCTGGCCCGTCCGCAGGTGTGGCTGGTGGCGGCCACCGCGGCGATCGGGTTCGCCGGCTTCTTCGCGGTCAACAGCTACATCGCCCCGGTCACCACCGAGGTCGCCGGATTCGGGGCGGGCACGGTGCCGTGGGTGCTGGTGGCCTTCGGTCTCGGCATGACCATCGGCAACGCACTCGGCGGCTGGTTCGCCGACCGGGACCTGCGGCGGGCGCTGCTGATCGGCTTCACCGCGGTGATCTTCGCGATCCTGTTCTTCGCCCTGTTCGCGTCGACCACGGCCGGGCTGTTCGTCGGCGCGTTCCTGGTCGGCGGCACCAGCCTGTTCCTCGGCCCGGCACTGCAGGCCCGGCTGATCACGGTGGCGCCCGGCGCCCAGCTGATGGGCGCCGCGGTCAACCAGTCGGCGATGAACGTCGCCAACAGCATCGGCGCGGCCCTCGGCGGTCTGGTGATCGCCCGCGGGTTCGGCTACCTCGCGCCCGCGTGGACCGGCGTGATCCTCAGCGTCGCGGGTCTACTGCTGGCGGCGGTGAGTTTCGCCCTGGACCGTCAGGGCAGATCGGTGATGCCGTTGCCCCGGGCCCGGTAA
- a CDS encoding ROK family transcriptional regulator, protein MHQTFLRSYNEALVLALARATPTFERGDVAKATGLTPQAVSKVLARLLDDGVVVSAGERRPATGRAAAVYELVPGSRHAIGAHVSRRSLRLALTDLAGTVLDASVTPLPGDFTPGQLVDALTEQVKLLRNGHDRLTGVGIGMIGPLDHAAGTVRDAHRLRHWHDVPLAALAHRALGLPVHLDKDATAGVTAEAWRRGPGFRDAALIMVESGVGAGLWLNGTAHRGTHTNAGEFGHSVIQLDGPPCVCGRHGCLEAMHDQAIKAGDVDLAARILGIGIVNLLQTLDLGHVVLAGTDLLRHGPVYLDTITRAVRTQVPRADWLTVDVSLSALGADAIAAGAAMQILDARYGVPGLTA, encoded by the coding sequence GTGCACCAGACCTTCCTCCGCAGCTACAACGAAGCCTTGGTGCTCGCCCTGGCTCGGGCCACCCCCACCTTCGAACGCGGCGACGTCGCCAAAGCCACCGGCCTCACCCCGCAGGCCGTCTCCAAAGTCCTGGCCCGCCTGCTCGACGACGGGGTCGTCGTCTCCGCCGGAGAGCGCCGCCCCGCCACCGGCCGCGCCGCCGCCGTCTACGAACTGGTGCCCGGCAGCCGCCACGCCATCGGCGCGCACGTCTCCCGCCGCAGCCTGCGCCTGGCCCTGACCGACCTGGCCGGCACCGTCCTCGACGCGTCGGTCACCCCGCTGCCCGGCGACTTCACCCCCGGCCAGCTCGTCGACGCCCTCACCGAGCAGGTCAAACTCCTGCGCAACGGCCACGACCGGCTCACCGGCGTCGGCATCGGCATGATCGGCCCGCTCGACCACGCCGCCGGCACCGTCCGCGACGCCCACCGGCTGCGCCACTGGCACGACGTCCCGCTCGCGGCCCTCGCGCACCGGGCTCTCGGCCTGCCCGTGCACCTGGACAAGGACGCCACCGCCGGAGTCACCGCCGAAGCGTGGCGGCGCGGCCCCGGTTTCCGCGACGCCGCCCTGATCATGGTCGAGTCCGGTGTCGGCGCCGGCCTGTGGCTCAACGGCACCGCCCACCGCGGCACGCACACCAATGCCGGCGAGTTCGGCCACTCGGTGATCCAGCTCGACGGCCCGCCGTGCGTGTGCGGCCGGCACGGCTGCCTGGAAGCCATGCACGACCAGGCGATCAAGGCCGGCGACGTCGACCTGGCCGCCCGGATCCTCGGGATCGGCATCGTCAACCTGCTGCAGACCCTCGACCTCGGGCACGTCGTGCTGGCCGGAACCGACCTGCTCCGGCACGGTCCGGTCTACCTCGACACGATCACCCGGGCGGTCCGCACCCAGGTGCCGCGCGCCGACTGGCTCACCGTCGACGTGTCGCTGTCCGCGCTCGGCGCCGACGCGATAGCCGCCGGAGCGGCCATGCAGATCCTGGACGCCCGCTACGGAGTCCCCGGCCTGACCGCCTGA
- a CDS encoding SIS domain-containing protein, with product MSSFTRAEIEQQPAMWRATRDVVADRRIEIGPGTRVVLTGAGTSAYAGELLAPELSRILVRPIEAIATTDIVADPATVTIGDRPLLLVSFARSGNSPESLAAVALAPHARHLIITCNADGELARRYRAADNADVIVLPPETNDRGFAMTSSFTSMILAAYLLLAGSSPTAVDDLAASAESVLAAAGTITEAVTALRPDRIVYLGSGGLKGLAHEAALKCLELTAGDIPALGESTLAFRHGPKSVLTPQTLAIVFASGDAYRRAYDLDLVRELTVTLGPERVIVISSTPPEAAATHWPVPRPDGLPDVLWALAAVIPAQLTALTCSLNLGHTPDNPFPGGEVNRVVQGVTIHPF from the coding sequence ATGAGTAGCTTCACCCGCGCGGAGATCGAACAGCAGCCGGCCATGTGGCGGGCCACCCGTGACGTGGTGGCCGACCGGCGGATCGAAATCGGTCCCGGCACGCGGGTGGTGCTGACCGGGGCCGGGACCTCGGCGTACGCCGGTGAACTGCTCGCCCCGGAACTGAGCCGCATCCTCGTACGCCCGATCGAGGCCATCGCGACCACCGACATCGTCGCGGACCCCGCGACGGTGACCATCGGTGACCGCCCGTTGTTGCTGGTGTCCTTCGCCCGCAGCGGCAACAGCCCCGAATCGCTCGCCGCCGTCGCGCTCGCCCCACACGCCCGCCACCTGATCATCACCTGCAACGCCGACGGCGAACTGGCCCGCCGCTACCGGGCTGCCGACAACGCCGACGTGATCGTGCTGCCGCCGGAGACCAACGACCGCGGTTTCGCCATGACCTCGTCGTTCACCAGCATGATCCTGGCCGCCTACCTGCTGCTCGCCGGCTCCTCTCCGACCGCCGTCGACGACCTCGCCGCCTCCGCGGAGTCGGTGCTCGCCGCGGCCGGCACCATCACCGAAGCGGTCACCGCGCTCCGCCCCGACCGTATCGTCTACCTCGGATCGGGCGGTCTGAAAGGGCTCGCGCACGAGGCCGCCCTGAAATGTCTCGAACTCACCGCCGGTGACATCCCGGCCCTGGGGGAGTCCACGCTCGCGTTCCGGCACGGCCCCAAATCGGTGCTGACCCCGCAGACGCTCGCGATCGTCTTCGCCTCCGGCGACGCCTACCGGCGTGCTTACGACCTCGATCTGGTACGGGAACTCACGGTCACGCTGGGTCCCGAACGAGTGATCGTGATCAGCTCCACCCCGCCGGAAGCCGCCGCCACCCACTGGCCGGTCCCGCGCCCCGACGGCCTCCCCGACGTCCTGTGGGCACTGGCCGCGGTGATCCCGGCCCAGCTCACCGCCTTGACATGCTCGCTGAACCTCGGCCACACCCCCGACAACCCGTTCCCCGGCGGCGAGGTCAACCGGGTGGTCCAGGGAGTCACCATCCACCCGTTCTGA
- a CDS encoding NUDIX hydrolase, protein MATYEVAVILLVDSSGAVLMQHRDDRTPVSPNQWGLPGGHVEPGETPEQAAHRELLEESGLTVPELREFWSGPRPYEPGFPHTVTVHAFHGTTDARQQDVVLGEGRAMVFVPRDEVLDRDLGVTAAAILPLHLGNA, encoded by the coding sequence ATGGCAACGTATGAGGTCGCGGTGATTCTCCTCGTCGATTCCTCGGGTGCGGTGCTGATGCAGCACCGCGACGACCGGACACCGGTCTCACCGAATCAGTGGGGCCTGCCGGGCGGCCACGTCGAGCCCGGCGAGACCCCGGAACAGGCGGCACACCGCGAGCTGCTGGAGGAGTCCGGCCTGACGGTGCCCGAGCTGCGCGAGTTCTGGAGCGGCCCGCGCCCGTACGAGCCCGGTTTCCCGCACACCGTCACCGTCCACGCCTTCCACGGCACCACCGACGCCCGGCAGCAGGATGTGGTCCTCGGCGAGGGCCGCGCGATGGTCTTCGTCCCCCGCGACGAGGTCCTCGATCGCGATCTCGGCGTGACAGCGGCCGCCATCCTGCCGCTCCACCTCGGCAACGCCTAG
- a CDS encoding S8 family peptidase gives MLGLVLSGASAPAVAATVTSGETARTVTLITGDRVTLNGGAVRVTPGPGRAGIPTATSTVGGRTRVVPADALPLLRAGRLDERLFDVTGLIAAGYDDRRADLPLITSGGAVPSGARVRSLPSISAVAVRTPKKDLARVWQSWADRGKVWLDAKGRFTAADGVQQIGATLAWQEGLTGAGVTVGVIDSGVDATHPDLAPIVAAQTDFSTGVPTSTDVHDLMGHGTAVASILAGTGAASEGRYRGVAPGVRLVSAKVGDWDVTESAVIAAMEWTAGTQHAKVVNMSLGFPNTPGNDPLETAVEELTDRYGTLFVVAAGNEGNNGNDPNNGDDYVVASPADAASALSVGAVDRDDRLAPFSSRGPGLDGDAVKPEITGPGVDIVHALSSDVGSEAYDAGNGTSYASPHVAGSAAILAQKHPEWTPDQLKAALMGAARPADGLGVFAQGAGRVDVARAVHTTLLADPPSLSLGDQLAKDVTYRNFGSEPLTVSLRATAPFTVNASTLTVPAGGSATARVTVAATLTGGAHSGRLTATAGGQVVTTPVGVVRETAKADLDLHIVGFDGQPTADHYTQVIGLDTPYQHDTVYDYPWAADLSLRVPTGRYAIITQYFRQAEDGTWHSTAIAQPSLAVTTTTDVTVDTRNAKPVTATVPDAAAGFEAGSLAFGVRTPNGWASYGVNSYGGVLNSAQLGPDGDALLSVVRLAYTSASGVYHLAWPVKGRVPTGFAGTVSARDLAVETGAMRRQATDSSYYLSAGVHVPGVPLTFAPLSTDPSTTRYFSTSGGVRWSTNIYEWREEGNYEDVQTVGEPRRYEPGKRYTAAYNNPVIAPCLTDAGNTWVEDRLRIRVAMNCDSDGHAGTTGNVPASTTLFRNGEQVAQSGIGGEADFRVTRSPASYRLRLEQTRPEAFATSTATTVDWTFTDPAAVPTLGTVRIVPAGSGVLLTAPSGTRSVRLDVSTDDGVTWQQTTVVRNTDGTYQAAVTRTGHVSLRVTAKGPSTTVTETLIRALSPA, from the coding sequence GTGCTGGGGCTGGTGCTGTCGGGGGCCAGCGCCCCGGCCGTCGCGGCCACCGTCACCAGCGGGGAGACGGCGCGGACCGTCACGCTGATCACCGGTGACCGGGTCACCCTCAACGGCGGGGCCGTCCGGGTCACTCCGGGGCCCGGGCGGGCCGGGATTCCCACCGCGACCAGTACCGTCGGCGGCCGGACCCGGGTCGTTCCGGCCGACGCGCTGCCGCTGTTGCGGGCCGGGCGGCTCGACGAGCGGCTGTTCGACGTGACCGGGTTGATCGCGGCCGGTTATGACGACCGGCGCGCCGACCTGCCGCTGATCACCAGCGGTGGTGCGGTGCCGAGCGGTGCCCGGGTGCGGAGTCTGCCCAGCATCAGTGCTGTCGCCGTACGTACGCCCAAAAAAGATCTTGCCCGGGTTTGGCAGTCGTGGGCCGACCGGGGCAAGGTCTGGCTCGACGCCAAGGGGAGGTTCACCGCCGCCGACGGCGTCCAGCAGATCGGCGCCACGCTCGCCTGGCAGGAGGGCCTGACCGGCGCGGGGGTGACCGTCGGTGTCATCGACTCCGGTGTCGACGCCACCCACCCGGACCTGGCGCCCATCGTCGCCGCGCAGACCGACTTCTCCACCGGCGTCCCGACCAGCACGGACGTGCACGACCTGATGGGGCACGGCACCGCGGTCGCCTCGATCCTGGCCGGCACCGGGGCCGCCTCCGAAGGCCGCTACCGTGGTGTCGCGCCGGGTGTGCGGCTGGTCTCGGCGAAGGTCGGCGACTGGGACGTCACCGAGTCCGCGGTGATCGCCGCGATGGAGTGGACCGCCGGCACCCAGCACGCCAAGGTCGTCAACATGAGCCTCGGCTTCCCGAACACGCCGGGCAACGATCCGCTGGAGACCGCGGTCGAGGAGCTGACCGACCGGTACGGCACGTTGTTCGTGGTCGCCGCCGGCAACGAGGGCAACAACGGCAACGATCCGAACAACGGTGACGATTACGTCGTCGCCTCGCCCGCTGACGCCGCGTCCGCGCTCAGCGTCGGTGCCGTCGACCGTGACGACCGGCTCGCGCCGTTCTCCAGCCGTGGCCCGGGCCTGGACGGTGACGCCGTGAAACCGGAGATCACCGGTCCGGGTGTCGACATCGTGCACGCGCTGAGCAGTGACGTCGGCAGTGAGGCGTACGACGCCGGCAACGGCACGTCGTACGCCTCACCGCACGTCGCCGGAAGCGCCGCCATCCTCGCCCAGAAGCATCCCGAGTGGACTCCCGACCAGCTCAAGGCGGCTCTGATGGGTGCGGCCCGGCCAGCCGACGGCCTCGGTGTGTTCGCTCAGGGCGCCGGCCGTGTCGACGTGGCCCGCGCGGTGCACACCACCCTGCTGGCCGACCCGCCGAGCCTGAGCCTGGGCGACCAACTCGCCAAGGACGTCACCTACCGTAACTTCGGCAGCGAACCGCTGACCGTATCTCTGCGGGCGACCGCGCCGTTCACAGTGAACGCCTCCACGCTGACGGTGCCGGCCGGTGGTTCCGCGACCGCGCGGGTCACCGTCGCGGCCACGCTGACCGGTGGCGCCCACAGCGGGCGGCTCACCGCCACCGCCGGTGGACAGGTCGTCACGACTCCGGTCGGAGTGGTCCGGGAGACCGCGAAAGCCGACCTCGACCTGCACATCGTGGGTTTTGACGGGCAGCCGACCGCAGACCACTACACCCAGGTCATCGGTCTGGACACGCCGTATCAGCACGACACCGTCTACGACTATCCGTGGGCGGCGGACCTGTCACTGCGGGTGCCCACCGGCCGGTACGCGATCATCACCCAGTATTTCCGGCAAGCCGAGGACGGCACCTGGCACAGCACCGCTATCGCACAACCGTCGCTGGCGGTCACCACGACGACCGATGTCACCGTCGACACGCGCAACGCGAAGCCGGTGACGGCCACGGTTCCCGACGCGGCCGCCGGGTTCGAGGCCGGTTCCCTCGCTTTCGGCGTACGAACCCCGAACGGCTGGGCCTCGTACGGGGTCAACAGTTACGGCGGTGTGCTGAACAGCGCCCAGCTCGGTCCGGACGGCGACGCCCTGCTCTCGGTGGTCCGGCTGGCGTACACCTCCGCATCCGGCGTCTACCACCTGGCGTGGCCGGTCAAGGGCCGGGTGCCGACCGGTTTCGCCGGTACCGTCAGTGCCCGGGACCTCGCGGTCGAGACCGGTGCGATGCGCCGGCAGGCCACCGACAGTTCGTACTACCTGTCCGCCGGGGTCCACGTTCCCGGAGTTCCGCTGACGTTCGCCCCGCTGAGCACCGATCCGTCCACGACCCGCTACTTCAGCACCTCAGGTGGCGTCCGGTGGAGCACGAACATTTACGAGTGGCGTGAGGAGGGGAACTACGAGGACGTTCAGACGGTCGGAGAGCCGCGGCGGTACGAGCCCGGCAAGCGCTACACCGCCGCGTACAACAATCCGGTGATCGCGCCGTGCCTGACCGATGCGGGCAACACCTGGGTCGAGGATCGGCTCCGGATCCGGGTGGCGATGAACTGCGACAGCGACGGGCACGCCGGTACGACCGGAAATGTCCCCGCGAGCACCACCCTGTTCCGCAACGGCGAGCAGGTGGCGCAGTCCGGCATCGGCGGCGAGGCAGACTTCCGGGTGACGCGCTCCCCCGCGTCCTACCGGCTGCGCCTGGAGCAGACCCGTCCGGAGGCGTTCGCCACGTCCACGGCGACCACTGTCGACTGGACCTTCACCGACCCGGCCGCGGTGCCCACCCTCGGCACCGTCCGCATCGTCCCGGCCGGCTCCGGAGTGCTCCTGACGGCACCGTCCGGCACCCGGTCGGTGCGGCTCGACGTCTCCACCGACGACGGCGTGACCTGGCAGCAGACCACGGTCGTCCGCAACACCGACGGCACGTACCAGGCGGCCGTGACCAGAACCGGTCACGTCTCGCTGCGGGTGACCGCGAAGGGCCCGTCCACCACAGTCACCGAGACCCTGATCCGGGCACTGTCCCCGGCCTGA
- a CDS encoding pectinesterase family protein, translating into MLRRMIHGLGALVVVPAILVGVAGTASEAATTLTVASDGTATYRTVQAAVNAVPANNASRVTITIKAGTYRESVIIPSNKPYITLEGLGSSAAATVIVNNKPASTAGTTGSATVYVQAKEFYGKNLTFSNDYDEAANGSSQALALALYGDRARLGNVRVIADQDTLLIYNSARAYVWSSYIEGTVDFIYGNGSAVFYACQIYEKRSTGGYLTAANTPATQTYGFLIYKSTITGATSNVTYLGRPWGAAGQVTVRESSLSATIKIAQPWTDMSGNAWQNARFYEYKNTGAGATINSNRAQLTDAQAASYTPQKYLAGTDGWNPAG; encoded by the coding sequence ATGTTGCGAAGAATGATCCATGGGCTGGGTGCCCTGGTCGTGGTGCCGGCCATCCTGGTCGGGGTCGCCGGTACGGCCTCGGAAGCCGCCACCACGCTGACCGTCGCGTCCGACGGCACGGCCACCTACCGGACCGTGCAGGCGGCCGTGAACGCGGTTCCGGCGAACAACGCCAGCCGGGTCACGATCACCATCAAGGCCGGTACCTACCGGGAGAGCGTGATCATCCCGTCGAACAAGCCCTACATCACCCTGGAAGGGCTCGGCTCCAGCGCCGCCGCCACGGTGATCGTCAACAACAAGCCCGCCTCGACCGCCGGCACCACCGGGTCGGCCACGGTCTACGTGCAGGCCAAGGAGTTCTACGGCAAGAACCTGACGTTCAGCAACGACTACGACGAGGCCGCCAACGGCTCGTCGCAGGCTCTCGCGCTGGCGCTCTACGGCGACCGGGCCCGCCTGGGCAACGTGCGGGTCATCGCCGACCAGGACACCCTGCTGATCTACAACAGCGCCCGGGCGTACGTCTGGAGTTCGTACATCGAAGGCACCGTGGACTTCATCTACGGCAACGGCAGCGCGGTGTTCTACGCCTGCCAGATCTACGAGAAGCGCAGCACCGGCGGCTACCTGACCGCGGCCAACACCCCGGCCACCCAGACGTACGGCTTCCTGATCTACAAGTCGACGATCACCGGCGCGACCAGCAACGTCACCTACCTCGGCCGCCCGTGGGGTGCCGCCGGCCAGGTCACCGTCCGCGAGTCGAGCCTGAGTGCCACCATCAAGATCGCCCAGCCGTGGACCGACATGTCCGGCAACGCGTGGCAGAACGCCCGCTTCTACGAGTACAAGAACACCGGAGCCGGCGCGACGATCAACAGCAACCGCGCACAGCTGACGGACGCACAGGCGGCCAGTTACACCCCGCAGAAGTACCTGGCCGGCACCGACGGCTGGAACCCGGCCGGCTGA